From the Deltaproteobacteria bacterium genome, one window contains:
- a CDS encoding FHA domain-containing protein, giving the protein MKEIRVPGRAKRENVACALRTGQGRRVDATRERWLTSAGPASTFRAKEAVPMALLRILNGSLESQEIELSPDPMTIGRASACNIRIADAGVSSKHAKIWCEDGQYFLMDLGSTNGTFVNDRDVDRERLKDGDLITFGMTRASFVGDVPKVRINPARPQRAAAAPEGIVTDEPRQGASPFRPEVKTSDEVEIATLRGKVAFFEEENRKLKALVKQVQEQVAHEAAASARADAEKIRSLLKQRDEELKGLRKQLDEKETYYSPAELERERKRMEAAIEADRRRETETLLRQIKELEHRVAIRGAESDTVARQLKEKDDLIGMLSEREDELQKEIKSREEKAAKAHEEVNAAKEQLNAAAGKEKELNDKLKQKNVQLAQLGKERGELVQELAKARQIIAKVGGAEEAAAAVEEQHRATQEMQERIAQLETEVAKARDAASVIGGKLDTSEAIAADLRKQIAEAETQVTEALDARMKVEGQLSELLRKSGDRDQHEKQLAMLKADRDARASEARSAAEARDAAEQQLTKIRGTYDDIVHERDELKAKVESLESDMRVAATGSQVRGDWEARYKSAADELDDLKKLVSRMRVELQQARESAARGGEGAATVDEGLLRLAGARAELHETMVGQMLEGVNNAVSLLRRNSELLKGYVEDCGLLANAVRKIDYTRLEREQQQMLVELVDQTQPDVIVKNMQGICEENAESIGKAKKLILDYSDAFRKEDAAVEVEAALAKAQGLLHATDPNADVPVKIEAVLPAVDASKEESVLFCFALLREAKFLAPEEGGPAAVNVNTDGLTVTFTVSPVDAKAKERYRDPPDAQSRLVQEFARKRCGGKIELKEEEGRRALLVTLKAKI; this is encoded by the coding sequence ATGAAGGAAATCCGGGTTCCTGGAAGAGCGAAGAGGGAAAACGTAGCGTGCGCTCTGAGGACGGGTCAAGGACGCCGCGTTGACGCGACCCGCGAGCGTTGGCTAACGTCGGCGGGTCCTGCGTCTACATTCCGCGCGAAGGAAGCCGTTCCCATGGCATTGCTGCGCATCCTGAACGGGTCCCTGGAAAGCCAGGAGATCGAGCTGAGTCCCGACCCGATGACCATCGGACGGGCCTCGGCTTGCAACATCCGGATTGCCGACGCCGGGGTGTCGTCGAAACACGCGAAGATCTGGTGCGAGGACGGCCAGTATTTCCTGATGGATCTCGGATCGACCAACGGCACCTTCGTCAACGACCGCGACGTCGACCGCGAGCGCCTCAAGGACGGCGACCTCATCACCTTCGGCATGACGCGGGCCTCTTTCGTGGGCGACGTTCCCAAGGTGCGGATCAACCCGGCCCGCCCGCAGCGAGCGGCGGCGGCGCCCGAAGGCATCGTCACCGACGAGCCGCGGCAGGGCGCCTCGCCATTCCGGCCCGAAGTGAAGACTTCGGACGAGGTGGAGATCGCCACCCTTCGCGGCAAGGTCGCGTTCTTCGAGGAGGAGAACCGCAAGCTCAAGGCGCTGGTGAAGCAGGTGCAGGAGCAGGTGGCGCACGAGGCCGCGGCGTCTGCCCGCGCCGACGCGGAAAAGATTCGCAGCCTGCTCAAGCAGCGCGACGAGGAGCTGAAGGGCCTGCGCAAGCAGCTCGACGAGAAGGAGACGTACTACTCGCCGGCCGAGCTGGAGCGGGAGCGCAAGCGGATGGAGGCGGCCATCGAGGCCGACCGGCGCCGGGAGACCGAGACGCTTCTGCGGCAGATCAAGGAGCTGGAACACCGGGTGGCGATCCGCGGGGCCGAGAGCGACACCGTCGCGCGGCAGTTGAAGGAAAAGGACGATCTGATCGGGATGCTCTCCGAGCGCGAGGACGAGCTGCAGAAGGAGATCAAGTCGCGCGAGGAGAAGGCCGCCAAGGCGCACGAGGAAGTGAACGCCGCGAAGGAGCAGCTGAATGCGGCGGCCGGCAAGGAAAAGGAGCTGAACGACAAGCTCAAGCAGAAGAACGTCCAGCTCGCGCAGCTGGGAAAGGAGCGTGGCGAGCTGGTCCAGGAGCTCGCCAAGGCGCGCCAGATCATCGCCAAGGTGGGAGGCGCGGAAGAGGCCGCCGCGGCGGTCGAGGAGCAGCATCGAGCGACCCAGGAGATGCAGGAGAGGATTGCCCAGCTCGAGACCGAGGTGGCCAAGGCGCGCGACGCGGCCAGCGTGATCGGGGGCAAGCTCGACACCAGCGAGGCCATCGCCGCGGACCTGCGCAAGCAGATCGCGGAGGCGGAAACGCAGGTCACCGAGGCGCTCGACGCGCGCATGAAGGTCGAAGGCCAGCTTTCGGAGCTGTTGCGCAAGTCCGGCGACCGCGACCAGCACGAGAAGCAGCTGGCGATGCTCAAGGCGGACCGCGACGCCCGGGCCTCCGAGGCCAGGTCGGCGGCGGAAGCGCGAGACGCCGCCGAGCAGCAGCTGACGAAGATCCGTGGCACCTACGACGACATCGTGCACGAGCGTGACGAGCTGAAGGCAAAGGTGGAATCGCTCGAGTCCGACATGCGGGTGGCGGCGACCGGGAGCCAGGTGCGCGGCGACTGGGAGGCGCGCTACAAGAGCGCCGCCGACGAGCTGGACGACCTGAAGAAGCTGGTCTCGCGGATGCGCGTCGAGCTGCAGCAGGCCAGGGAGTCGGCCGCGCGCGGCGGAGAGGGAGCGGCTACCGTCGACGAGGGCCTGCTCAGGCTCGCGGGCGCCCGCGCCGAGCTGCACGAGACGATGGTCGGTCAGATGCTCGAGGGCGTGAACAACGCGGTCTCGCTGCTGCGGCGCAACTCGGAGCTTCTCAAGGGCTACGTCGAGGACTGCGGTCTGCTCGCGAACGCCGTGCGCAAGATCGACTACACCCGGCTGGAGCGGGAGCAGCAGCAGATGCTGGTCGAGCTCGTGGACCAGACGCAGCCCGACGTGATCGTCAAGAACATGCAGGGCATCTGCGAGGAGAACGCCGAGAGCATCGGCAAGGCGAAGAAGCTGATCCTCGACTACTCGGACGCGTTCAGGAAGGAGGACGCGGCCGTCGAGGTGGAAGCGGCGCTGGCCAAGGCGCAGGGCCTCCTGCATGCGACGGATCCGAATGCGGACGTGCCGGTGAAGATCGAGGCGGTGCTGCCGGCGGTCGATGCGAGCAAGGAGGAGTCGGTCCTGTTCTGCTTCGCGCTGTTGCGGGAAGCGAAGTTCCTGGCGCCGGAGGAAGGCGGCCCCGCCG